The following proteins come from a genomic window of Scomber japonicus isolate fScoJap1 chromosome 4, fScoJap1.pri, whole genome shotgun sequence:
- the esyt1a gene encoding extended synaptotagmin-1: MPPADAEPGIAASTSPSQPPGERAVSVLWSFGKCLGALLPVYLAGYYGFSICVILFGLIIYMGWKHSRLEKVMRLKSAMYLLENEREFTTEKVFRIKRDFPPWVNFPDVEKVEWLNKILQQAWPFIGQYLEKLLVETIAPSIRASSIHLQTLSFTKVNIGDKALKVVGVKAHTEQDKRQVMLDLYLSYAGDVEINVEIKKYFCKAGVKGVQLHGKLRVILEPLIGDVPLVGAITMFFIRRPKLDINWTGLTNLLDIPGLNAMSDTMIMDAIASFLVLPNRLTVPLVADLHVAQLRSPLPRGVVRIHLLEAEDLTAKDTVIKGLIDGKSDPYAVIRVGTQIFTSHHVDNNLNPQWREMYEVIVHEVPGQELEVEVFDKDPDQDDFLGRIKVDLDIVKKARVVDDWFNLKDVSTGSVHLRLEWLSLLSSADRLTEVIQNNQNLTSKTADPPSAAILAIYLDQAHALPMRKGNKEPSPMVQISIQDTTKESKTCYGTSSPAWEDAFTFFIQDPRKQDIDIQVKDDDRAFSLGSLTIPLARLLATHELTMDQWFQLENSGSASRIYIKIVLRVLWLSENATPTTPSPHPSASGSGTGNGGNKLELNPTGPGGSAKPQPARPQHTTPDPDFASEGVLRIHLVEAQSLIAKDNFMGGMVKGKSDPYVKIRVAGITFRSHTIKENLNPTWNELYEVILTQLPGQEIQFELFDKDIDQDDFLGRFKLSLRDIISAQFIDTWYTLNDVKSGRVHLVLEWMPRVSDLPRLEQILQFQSQKSYQNKVVPSAAVLFVYVERAHGLPLKKSGKEPKVGAEIILKSVSYRTKICERSTSPRWDEAFHYLVRDPRDETLTVKLSHSWGQALGSLTLPLREVLAEPGLVLDRWLILDGALPESQILMRATLKILDTQLAVCRKAPGDGGNDGNGVEAIPKWDPSHLDLRHRGGFPIGGDNAGTASQVKLTIGYSTEESRLFITVHACRSLASCSKDSADPYVSFILLPDKKATTKRRTATKKKDLNPEFNERFDFDFSLEESIQRRLDLSVKNSVSFMSRERELIGKLQLDLDQIDLKTGVTQWYDLIAEVN, from the exons ATGCCACCCGCGGATGCAGAGCCGGGCATTGCAGCCTCGACCTCACCGAGCCAGCCTCCCGGAGAACGCGCAGTGAGTGTGCTATGGTCTTTTGGAAAATGCCTGGGTGCGCTTCTACCGGTGTACCTGGCTGGATATTATGGCTTCAGCATCTGTGTGATCCTCTTCGGTCTGATAATCTACATGGGATGGAAACACAGTCGACTGGAGAAAGTGATGAGGCTCAAGTCTGCCATGTATCTTCTGGAGAACGAGAGGGAATTCACCACTGAGAAGGTTTTCAGAATCAAAAGGGATTTCCCTCCCTGG GTCAACTTTCCAGATGTGGAAAAAGTGGAGTGGCTGAATAAG ATCCTGCAGCAGGCTTGGCCTTTTATTGGCCAGTATCTGGAGAAGTTGCTGGTAGAGACCATCGCTCCTTCCATCCGCGCCTCCAGCATTCATCTGCAGACACTCAGCTTCACCAAAGTCAACATAGGAGACAAG GCTTTGAAGGTGGTTGGTGTAAAGGCTCACACAGAACAGGATAAGAGACAAGTTATGTTGGATTTGTACCTGAG CTATGCCGGTGATGTTGAGATCAATGTGGAAATTAAAAAGTACTTCTGCAAAGCTGGGGTTAAAGGAGTCCAG CTCCATGGGAAGCTACGTGTGATCCTTGAGCCTCTTATTGGAGACGTGCCACTGGTTGGGGCCATTACAATGTTTTTCATCCGCAGGCCT AAACTGGACATCAACTGGACTGGGCTGACCAACCTGCTGGATATCCCTGGGCTGAA TGCCATGTCGGACACTATGATAATGGATGCAATAGCCTCCTTCCTGGTGCTCCCCAACCGTCTCACTGTTCCCCTGGTGGCCGACCTGCACGTTGCGCAGCTCCGCTCCCCTCTCCCAAGG GGAGTTGTGCGTATCCATCTGCTGGAGGCTGAGGACCTGACTGCCAAGGATACAGTAATCAAGGGCCTGATTGATGGGAAGTCAGACCCATATGCCGTGATACGTGTGGGAACCCAGATCTTCACCTCTCATCACGTGGACAATAACCTGAACCCCCAGTGGAGGGAGATGTATGAG gtgatTGTCCATGAAGTGCCTGGTCAAGAGTTGGAAGTGGAAGTGTTTGACAAAGACCCAGACCAGGATGACTTCCTGGGGAG gaTCAAAGTGGATCTTGATATTGTAAAGAAGGCCAGAGTTGTGGATGAT TGGTTCAATCTGAAGGACGTCTCAACCGGCAGTGTTCACCTCCGGCTGGAATGGctctctctgctgtcctctGCTGACAGACTGACTGAG GTGATCCAGAACAACCAGAACCTGACCAGTAAGACAGCTGATCCTCCATCTGCTGCCATCCTAGCCATCTATCTTGATCAAGCTCATGCACTCCCG aTGAGAAAAGGCAATAAGGAGCCGAGCCCGATGGTGCAAATTTCCATTCAGGATACAACTAAAGAGAGCAAG ACTTGCTACGGGACCAGCAGCCCTGCGTGGGAGGATGCCTTTACTTTCTTCATTCAGGATCCTCGCAAACAAGACATTGACATTCAA GTGAAAGATGATGATCGTGCATTTTCCCTGGGCAGTCTGACCATCCCTCTGGCCCGTCTTCTGGCAACCCATGAACTCACCATGGACCAGTGGTTCCAGCTGGAGAATTCTGGTTCTGCCAGCCGCATCTACATCAAAATTGTGCTACGG GTTTTGTGGCTAAGTGAAAATGCTACTCCTACAACTCCGTCTCCTCACCCTTCAGCCTCCGGGTCCGGGACAGGTAATGGCGGAAATAAATTGGAACTGAATCCTACGGGGCCTGGTGGGTCAGCTAAACCTCAACCAGCACGACCACAGCACACCACACCCGACCCTGACTTTGCATctgag GGAGTGCTACGAATCCATCTGGTGGAGGCCCAAAGCCTGATAGCCAAGGACAACTTCATGGGGGGCATGGTGAAGGGGAAGAGCGACCCTTATGTTAAGATCCGTGTGGCTGGTATCACATTCCGCAGCCACACCATCAAAGAGAACCTCAATCCTACCTGGAATGAACTTTATGAG GTGATTTTGACCCAGCTTCCTGGTCAGGAGATCCAGTTTGAGTTGTTTGACAAGGACATCGATCAGGATGATTTCCTCGGAAG GTTCAAGCTTAGTTTGCGTGATATCATCAGTGCACAATTCATCGACACG TGGTATACTCTGAATGATGTGAAGTCAGGCCGAGTTCATCTGGTGCTGGAGTGGATGCCCAGAGTGTCTGACCTACCCAGACTGGAGCAG ATCCTGCAGTTCCAGTCGCAGAAATCTTACCAGAACAAGGTTGTGCCATCAGCAGCTGtgctgtttgtgtatgtggAGCGTGCCCACGGCCTGCCA CTGAAGAAAAGTGGAAAGGAGCCAAAAGTTGGGGCTGAGATTATCCTCAAGAGTGTTTCTTACCGAACCAAG ATTTGTGAACGTTCCACATCCCCTCGATGGGACGAAGCCTTTCACTATTTGGTCCGTGATCCCAGAGATGAAACACTCACAGTCAAG ctctcCCACAGCTGGGGCCAGGCTCTTGGGTCCTTGACACTTCCTCTCAGAGAGGTGCTGGCTGAGCCGGGCTTGGTGCTGGACCGCTGGCTTATCCTCGATGGAGCTCTGCCAGAGAGCCAGATACTGATGAGGGCCACGCTCAAG ATCTTGGACACTCAACTGGCAGTGTGTCGTAAGGCTCCAGGGGACGGAGGCAATGACGGCAATGGTGTTGAAGCGATCCCCAAGTGGGACCCTTCTCATCTAGACCTCAGACACAGAGGTGGATTCCCCAT AGGCGGTGATAACGCAGGCACAGCAAGCCAGGTGAAACTTACCATTGGCTATTCCACAGAGGAAAGCAGGCTTTTTATCACCGTTCATGCCTGCAG ATCCCTTGCATCCTGCTCCAAGGACAGTGCAGACCCTTATGTTTCCTTCATCCTGCTACCTGACAAGAAGGCCACCACCAAGAGAAGAACTGCCACCAAGAAGAAAGACCTCAACCCAGAATTTAACGAGAG gTTTGACTTTGATTTTTCCCTGGAGGAATCCATTCAAAGAAGACTGGATCTGTCTGTGAAGAACAGTGTATCTTTcatgagcagagagagggagcttATTGGCAAG TTGCAGCTGGACCTGGACCAAATTGACCTCAAGACTGGTGTCACACAGTG GTACGATTTGATCGCTGAGGTCAACTAG